Genomic DNA from Haloplanus aerogenes:
TGCTCGCGCCGGGGTGGTTCACCGGCTACGTCGAACTCCGGCACACGTCGGTCAACGTGAGCGACATCTCGACGCTCAACGAACTCCTGAGCGACGAGGAGACGCCGATCCGCACGCTGATCGGCCAGATGTTCGACGTGCCGCTCTTTCGCCTCATCATGATCGTCGCCATGACCAACATCGGGAGCATGATCGCCAGCCTGCTCTTTGCCGTCTACATCCTCCCGCTCTTCGCGACGGAGATCGGCGGCGTCGAGGGGGTCTCCCGCCTCATGATCGAAGGAGCACGCAACAGCGCCGAACTCCTCTGGAGGACCGTCGCGTGAACCTGACGTTCAGTTCGCGCGAACTGCAGGATCTGGCCGTGGCGTGGATCGCCCTCGGCGTCGCCTTCGCCATCTTCTTCGCCGGCGGCGGGAGTCGCGCCCTCTCTATGCTCACCGACGAGGGACTGGTTCAGCCCCTCCTCGTCTCCCTTGTCACTGCCGGCCTCGGCTTCCTCCTGCACGAACTCGCACACAAGGTCGTGGCCGTCCGGTTCGACCAGATTGCCGAATTCCGCGCCGACTACGGCATGCTCTTTCTGGCGATCATGAGCGCCCTCGTCGGCTTCCTCTTTGCCGCACCGGGCGCTGTCCACCACCGCGGCCGAATCACGGCGCGCGAACACGGCCTGATCGCCCTCGCCGGGCCGGTCACGAACGGCCTCCTCGCACTCGTGTTCGCGCCGGTGTACGTCGTCGGCCTCGTCGTCGGGTCGCCGCTCCTCGCGCTGATCGGCGGGCGCGGCGTCGCCATCAACCTCTTTCTGGCGGCGTTCAACCTCGTCCCGTTCGGGGCGCTCGACGGGAAGACCGTCCTCGGCTGGAGCAAAGTGGTCTTCGTCGTCTCGTTCGTCCCCGCGGCCGTCGTCACGGTGTTCGTCGTGTTCGTCCTCGGTATCGGCTTCTGAGTCACCGAACGACCGTCACCGCCGCGTCCGCCCGGCGGAGGACCCGTTCGGCGACACTCCCGAGAACGAGCCGTGAGAGGCCTTCGCGGCCGTGACTGCCGATGACGACGTGGTCGATATCGTGCTCGTCGACGTACCGGACGATCTCACGGGCCGGAGCGCCGACGGCCACCTCGGTTCGGAGACCGGCACCGGCGTCGCCCGCCCGGTCACGTGCCTGGTCGAACAGCACCTCGGTCGCCTCTTGCTGTGCCTCGTACCACGCCTCGCCGCCGCCCGGGCCGCGCATCTCCGACTCGTAGACGGCGTCGATAGGATCGATCACGTGCAGGACCGTCAGTTCCGCGTCGGGCCACTCGTCGAGCGCGTGATCGAGAGCCCGCATCGCGAGCGGCGAGCCGTCGAGCGGGACGAGTACGCGTGTCATACCACGCCGTTGGGCACGGTCCACCATATAGCCAGGCGCCAACGCTACGGGGGGCCGGGGAGTACGCCGTCGTATGCTGAAACGATTGCTCGGCGACGAGGTGACCGAACACGGTCGCTATCTCCCCGAAATCATCTACGGCGCCAACGACGGCATCGTGACGACGTTCGCCGTCGTCGCGGGCGTGGCTGGCGCCGCGCTCGACCCCGCAATCGTCCTCGTCCTCGGCGCCGCGAACCTCTTCGCCGACGGCTTCTCGATGGGCATGAGCAACTTCCTGAGTCGACGCTCCGAGGAGGACTACCACTCCGCGCAGGGGACGGAGACGGGCGACGGCGACAAACCCCCGGCGGCGACGGCGCTCGTCACCTTCGGGGCGTTCGTCGTCGCTGGCGGCTTCCCGCTCCTTCCCTACCTCGCCGTCGTGCGCCCGCTCTTCCCCGCCTCGGTGGTCGTCACCGGCCTCGCCTTCTTTCTCGTGGGTGCGAGCCGCTCCTTGGTAACCGAACGGGGATGGCTCGTCAACGGCGCGGAGATGTTCGCCGTCGGAATGACCGCCGCGACGGTGGCGTACGTCGTCGGGAATCTGCTCGGATCGGTCGCCTGAGACGACAGCCGACAACACGAGTTCCGAAGGCTTTTGCTGACTGACCGGTCAGTTAGAACGTGACCGCCGACGCGCCCTCCACCCCGACCGACGACATTATGTGCGCGACGTATCGCGCCCTCTGTCGGCACGGGTACGCCGATCTGACGATGCAGGACATCGCGGACGAGTGGGAGAAGAGCAAGGCCGCCCTCCACTACCACTACGACACCAAGCGCGGCCTCTTGCTCGCCTTCCTCGATCACCTCTTCGACTCCTACACCGACCGCGTCACCGATTCCGGTTCGGGCACGCCACGGGAGCGACTGCACGCCCTCGTCGCCGCCGCGCTCGACCCCCCGCGGGCGGACGCGACCCGCGAACTCCGGACCGCGCTGGTCGAGGTGAAAGCGCAGGCGCCCCACGACGACGCCTTCCGCGAGCGACTGGCGCGGTTCGACCGCTACCTCCACGAGGAGATTCGGAGCGTCGTCGGCGACGGCGTCGAGTCGGGTGCCTTCCGCACCGATATCGACCCCGACGAAACCGCGACGCTCCTCGTGACGCTCGTCAACGGCGCCCACTCCCGCCGGGTCGCCCTCGGTGACGACGCGGGTGTGCCCGCGGCGATTCGGTCGTACGTCGACGAACATCTCGTAGCGGGGGCGACGACCCGGTGATGAATCTCTCGGATATCTTCAAATCCCGCGAGGAGTTCGACCTGACCAGCGGCGACGTGGGCAAGCCCCTCTTCTATCTCTCGCTCCCCATCGTCGTCACGAATTTGCTCCAGACGGCGTACAACCTCGCCGACACCTTCTGGATCGGGCAGTACAGCACGG
This window encodes:
- a CDS encoding zinc metalloprotease — its product is MNLTFSSRELQDLAVAWIALGVAFAIFFAGGGSRALSMLTDEGLVQPLLVSLVTAGLGFLLHELAHKVVAVRFDQIAEFRADYGMLFLAIMSALVGFLFAAPGAVHHRGRITAREHGLIALAGPVTNGLLALVFAPVYVVGLVVGSPLLALIGGRGVAINLFLAAFNLVPFGALDGKTVLGWSKVVFVVSFVPAAVVTVFVVFVLGIGF
- a CDS encoding universal stress protein encodes the protein MTRVLVPLDGSPLAMRALDHALDEWPDAELTVLHVIDPIDAVYESEMRGPGGGEAWYEAQQEATEVLFDQARDRAGDAGAGLRTEVAVGAPAREIVRYVDEHDIDHVVIGSHGREGLSRLVLGSVAERVLRRADAAVTVVR
- a CDS encoding VIT1/CCC1 transporter family protein, giving the protein MLKRLLGDEVTEHGRYLPEIIYGANDGIVTTFAVVAGVAGAALDPAIVLVLGAANLFADGFSMGMSNFLSRRSEEDYHSAQGTETGDGDKPPAATALVTFGAFVVAGGFPLLPYLAVVRPLFPASVVVTGLAFFLVGASRSLVTERGWLVNGAEMFAVGMTAATVAYVVGNLLGSVA
- a CDS encoding TetR/AcrR family transcriptional regulator, producing MTADAPSTPTDDIMCATYRALCRHGYADLTMQDIADEWEKSKAALHYHYDTKRGLLLAFLDHLFDSYTDRVTDSGSGTPRERLHALVAAALDPPRADATRELRTALVEVKAQAPHDDAFRERLARFDRYLHEEIRSVVGDGVESGAFRTDIDPDETATLLVTLVNGAHSRRVALGDDAGVPAAIRSYVDEHLVAGATTR